One Acetobacterium sp. KB-1 DNA segment encodes these proteins:
- a CDS encoding YbbR-like domain-containing protein: MAANKKKIALHERLFRLIAAVGIAITLWFMVNGNADMLITQDYNSIPITLTNVESLAEKNLVLVDNKNYYLNLQVKGTDRNLRNIIMKEITAEVDLSDIDEKGIYDLDVEVKGLANSVIISSMNPTTLSIEVDNIIKEAVDVGIVLEGIPANDLSVISAKSQEKVEVEGPEASITRIDKITATANVNGLATDTTRYLDVTAYDVDGSPINDLEILPNVVPTEIFLGKTKSVGMTPSTVGEPANGTIVTEIMVEPSKVIIGAKEDLLNTIETIAIDPINVSGQSKTFTKDISLTAPTGFYFLDDSGKVKVTVAIESPVEKSFTLDKVSAKNLAAGQVMSKIKDSRVIVKLEGASSVLNSLNTAQIEAFVDCTNLAPGEYELPIQTNLSQALVKSITPARTTVTIE; this comes from the coding sequence ATGGCAGCAAATAAAAAGAAGATAGCCTTGCATGAACGATTATTTCGGCTGATTGCAGCAGTGGGCATTGCCATCACCCTTTGGTTTATGGTCAATGGTAATGCTGATATGCTGATCACCCAGGATTATAACAGTATCCCGATAACCTTAACCAATGTGGAATCCCTCGCAGAAAAAAATTTGGTGCTGGTCGATAATAAAAATTATTATCTCAATTTGCAGGTAAAGGGAACGGACCGGAATTTAAGAAATATTATTATGAAAGAAATTACCGCTGAAGTAGATCTCAGTGATATTGACGAAAAAGGGATCTATGATCTGGATGTTGAGGTGAAAGGCCTGGCCAATTCGGTGATTATCAGTAGCATGAACCCGACGACTCTTTCGATTGAAGTGGATAATATCATAAAGGAAGCCGTGGATGTGGGGATTGTGTTGGAAGGAATACCAGCCAATGATCTGTCGGTGATCTCGGCTAAATCACAGGAAAAAGTGGAAGTGGAAGGTCCGGAAGCGTCGATTACGCGAATTGATAAAATAACTGCAACCGCCAATGTTAACGGACTGGCAACCGATACGACAAGGTACCTGGATGTTACGGCTTATGATGTGGACGGGAGTCCGATTAATGATCTGGAAATATTGCCAAATGTTGTTCCAACTGAGATTTTTTTAGGAAAAACAAAGTCCGTAGGAATGACGCCTTCCACCGTCGGAGAACCGGCCAATGGGACCATTGTCACAGAGATTATGGTTGAACCTTCAAAGGTCATAATCGGAGCCAAAGAGGACCTGCTAAATACCATTGAGACGATTGCCATCGATCCCATTAACGTGTCGGGACAATCAAAAACATTTACCAAAGATATTAGTCTTACTGCCCCGACGGGATTCTATTTCCTCGATGATAGTGGAAAAGTTAAGGTGACCGTTGCCATTGAAAGCCCGGTGGAAAAGAGTTTTACCCTTGATAAGGTAAGTGCAAAAAATCTCGCCGCTGGTCAGGTGATGTCAAAAATTAAGGATTCCCGGGTTATCGTAAAATTAGAGGGTGCCAGTAGTGTCCTAAACAGTTTAAATACAGCGCAGATTGAAGCCTTTGTGG
- the cdaA gene encoding diadenylate cyclase CdaA, with amino-acid sequence MEEFLLYLQSRITGASIIEVVIISFIVYKLLMWIRGTQAEQVFKGLIVLLFLSPVSEWLGFTTLNLIITSAFTWAFIFIVVVFQPEFRSALEQLGNNRIFKEMMKKPSMDFLEEDVEKIIKAVDKLACEQTGALIVLEKDTGLNNIVKTGTELDSDISSELLENIFTPNRPLHDGAVIIKLWSRQIRAAGCLLPLSDNRDLGSEFGTRHRAGLGMTEKSDALVIIVSEETGQISYASKGTLFQDVIIEVLKQIILENYIINEDGNTDSGWIHKLWGRIDGSK; translated from the coding sequence ATGGAAGAGTTTTTATTATATTTACAATCAAGAATAACGGGAGCCAGTATCATCGAGGTTGTCATTATTTCTTTTATTGTCTATAAGTTATTAATGTGGATACGGGGAACCCAGGCCGAACAGGTTTTTAAAGGCTTGATTGTGTTGCTTTTTTTGTCGCCTGTCAGTGAATGGCTGGGTTTCACCACCCTTAATTTAATTATTACCAGCGCCTTTACCTGGGCGTTTATTTTCATTGTGGTGGTATTTCAGCCGGAGTTTCGCTCAGCCTTGGAACAACTGGGAAATAATCGTATTTTTAAAGAGATGATGAAGAAACCATCGATGGACTTTCTCGAAGAAGACGTCGAAAAAATCATTAAAGCGGTGGACAAACTGGCGTGCGAGCAGACTGGTGCACTGATTGTTCTGGAAAAAGATACCGGGCTTAATAATATCGTTAAAACCGGAACCGAGCTGGATTCGGATATCAGCAGTGAACTACTGGAGAATATTTTTACGCCGAACCGTCCTCTTCATGACGGCGCAGTGATTATTAAACTATGGTCCCGGCAGATCCGGGCGGCAGGGTGTTTGCTGCCGCTTTCGGACAATCGCGATTTGGGCAGTGAATTTGGAACTCGGCACCGGGCTGGTTTGGGAATGACAGAAAAATCTGACGCGCTGGTCATTATTGTCTCCGAAGAAACGGGTCAAATTTCTTATGCATCAAAGGGCACCTTGTTTCAGGATGTGATCATCGAGGTGCTCAAGCAAATTATTCTGGAAAACTATATCATCAATGAGGACGGCAACACAGACAGCGGGTGGATTCATAAGCTCTGGGGGAGAATCGATGGCAGCAAATAA
- a CDS encoding CBS domain-containing protein, translating into MKNHLFYLLPKSETVFLTNTDSFNQAYNMFVITNYTALPVINKKGQYVGTICEGDLLRVLSLSLTHPEINLDAFEIKDIDFKINLEVARVNESYEHLVELAVKQNFIPLVDDQGIFIGILRRQELIKELINFLSDKVAEQDVG; encoded by the coding sequence ATGAAAAATCATCTGTTTTATTTACTCCCCAAAAGCGAAACTGTTTTTTTAACCAATACCGATTCATTCAACCAGGCCTACAATATGTTTGTGATTACAAATTATACGGCCCTGCCAGTGATTAACAAAAAAGGACAATACGTGGGAACCATCTGTGAAGGTGACCTGCTACGGGTTTTATCCCTGAGTCTGACCCACCCGGAAATCAATTTAGATGCTTTTGAAATCAAAGACATTGACTTCAAAATAAATCTGGAAGTGGCCAGGGTTAATGAAAGTTACGAACATCTGGTAGAACTGGCTGTGAAGCAGAACTTTATTCCCCTCGTTGATGATCAGGGAATTTTTATCGGTATTCTTAGACGCCAGGAACTGATCAAAGAACTGATCAATTTTTTATCTGATAAGGTCGCTGAACAAGACGTCGGTTAA
- a CDS encoding MrcB family domain-containing protein — MIKTTELSDFVNTEMTIPKERISFFGNPGERLAIIYQNREYPSYLETEGDTKLKWSKVLIRKLGEAFPDFESWFQGDPDASKTPKLEIIKANEVFHLRLIMADEENSDEKISDMPIIATPPTAGLQELLLKWITGYPNYYPRDFRFSFKETITEEIPKVIENLKTIRSGHYQVRGFAGDTQWAEIPWVKVRDKQALDDSDLYLAYLLAMDSRKLYLAIVYGEEGMGVRSLAEKAAAYRKNLVTEHYRTNHKDVLLANASLVSGIVCYREYTETEMPEDEVLIAEFEAFRKMYKLCLTKGQTADETAVSDEPSEEIIKGQDAKVENEMIAEIKQKPEVVLEEQTPPPQGSQPVPAETVLFESIGEERPGVENKNQAESGSEAPAQPKHAAISTLREVVMAESETNLSSADVDDIQFKAETKAAESKSFTRYPAKNDYLPPYLQLVQVKMGDKGYYYPAELIKTYYLSIKSKPFVIIKGQVGSGKTSFPRLFAEAIGANQENGRFKRLLVGKNWEDHTPLLGHLDSRGHFIPGPIMLILKAAKEYPDKPHFFMLDEMDQSPAADYLRLLLEGINGSKEPFLKREDFGADITAFREYGNLSFPDNLYIVATINEGPDSFPVHSRVIDSGNVIRMPVVEIGVFADYGSPTGDSDWENSVFKIHSQAKGLPEILERLMVLLNEVQQLLIKHECPMGYRGKNEILAFGINSGVEGLYSELEVIDLALLQRIIPALEAVSETDVDVYLSLAGFLLEDGLKQAFSNLPPDRLIGRYEALLKAGAIPCPRSGGVILKRLRQQHKQ; from the coding sequence ATGATCAAAACAACAGAATTATCGGACTTTGTTAATACCGAGATGACTATTCCAAAAGAACGGATCAGCTTTTTTGGGAATCCCGGAGAACGACTGGCAATTATTTATCAGAATCGCGAATATCCTTCTTATCTGGAAACCGAAGGCGATACCAAACTTAAATGGAGCAAGGTGCTGATACGCAAACTGGGTGAAGCCTTTCCTGATTTTGAATCGTGGTTTCAGGGTGATCCGGATGCGTCCAAAACGCCAAAGCTGGAAATAATAAAAGCCAACGAAGTTTTTCATCTGCGCTTAATAATGGCCGATGAAGAAAATAGTGATGAAAAAATAAGTGACATGCCGATAATCGCTACTCCGCCAACGGCCGGACTCCAGGAGCTGTTGTTAAAGTGGATTACCGGTTATCCCAACTATTATCCCAGAGACTTTCGTTTTTCTTTTAAAGAGACGATCACCGAAGAGATTCCCAAAGTGATTGAAAACTTAAAAACCATCCGATCCGGACACTATCAGGTACGGGGCTTTGCCGGAGACACCCAATGGGCCGAGATCCCCTGGGTTAAAGTACGCGATAAACAGGCTCTAGATGATAGCGACCTCTATCTGGCTTATCTTCTGGCCATGGACAGCCGTAAGCTTTATCTGGCCATCGTCTATGGTGAAGAAGGGATGGGGGTCCGCAGTCTGGCGGAAAAAGCCGCTGCGTACCGAAAAAACCTTGTGACAGAACACTATCGAACCAATCATAAAGATGTTTTGCTGGCGAATGCCAGCCTGGTGTCGGGGATCGTCTGCTATCGCGAATATACCGAAACAGAGATGCCAGAAGATGAGGTGCTGATCGCTGAATTTGAAGCGTTTAGAAAAATGTATAAGTTATGTTTGACGAAGGGTCAGACGGCTGATGAAACAGCAGTCAGTGATGAGCCAAGCGAAGAAATTATAAAAGGACAGGACGCCAAGGTCGAAAATGAAATGATAGCAGAAATAAAGCAAAAGCCCGAAGTTGTACTTGAGGAACAGACGCCGCCACCGCAAGGATCGCAACCGGTACCGGCAGAGACCGTTTTGTTTGAAAGCATCGGTGAAGAGCGTCCCGGTGTGGAAAACAAAAATCAGGCGGAAAGCGGCTCGGAAGCCCCGGCACAGCCGAAGCATGCAGCGATCAGTACTTTACGTGAGGTCGTGATGGCAGAATCTGAAACAAACCTGTCGTCTGCTGATGTGGATGACATTCAATTCAAAGCAGAAACGAAAGCGGCGGAGAGCAAATCATTTACCCGCTATCCGGCAAAGAACGACTACCTTCCCCCCTATCTTCAGTTGGTTCAGGTAAAAATGGGTGACAAAGGCTATTATTATCCGGCGGAATTAATTAAGACCTATTATCTGTCGATAAAATCAAAACCATTTGTGATCATAAAAGGCCAGGTAGGCAGCGGCAAAACCAGTTTTCCCCGGCTCTTTGCTGAGGCAATTGGTGCGAACCAGGAAAACGGTCGATTTAAACGGCTGCTGGTGGGAAAAAATTGGGAGGATCATACTCCACTACTGGGACATCTGGACAGTCGTGGGCACTTTATCCCCGGACCCATCATGCTGATCTTAAAAGCAGCCAAAGAATATCCGGATAAACCCCATTTCTTCATGCTCGATGAAATGGACCAGTCTCCGGCTGCCGATTATCTGCGACTTTTGTTAGAAGGAATTAATGGCAGCAAGGAGCCTTTTTTGAAACGCGAAGATTTTGGCGCAGATATTACAGCTTTTCGCGAATACGGTAACTTAAGCTTTCCGGATAACCTTTATATTGTTGCAACCATCAATGAGGGTCCCGACAGTTTTCCGGTCCATTCCCGAGTGATTGATAGCGGCAATGTGATTCGGATGCCGGTGGTTGAAATTGGCGTTTTTGCCGATTATGGCAGTCCTACCGGTGACAGTGACTGGGAGAACAGTGTCTTTAAAATCCATAGTCAGGCTAAGGGCTTGCCGGAAATTCTGGAGCGTCTCATGGTCTTGCTCAATGAGGTACAACAGCTACTCATAAAACATGAGTGCCCAATGGGGTATCGGGGGAAAAATGAAATCCTGGCTTTTGGCATCAACAGCGGAGTTGAAGGTTTGTATAGCGAATTAGAGGTCATCGATCTGGCTCTTTTGCAACGCATTATTCCTGCACTGGAGGCAGTTTCCGAAACAGATGTCGACGTCTATCTGAGTTTGGCTGGCTTTTTACTTGAGGACGGTTTGAAGCAAGCGTTTAGCAATTTGCCACCAGACCGGTTGATTGGTCGATATGAAGCGTTATTAAAAGCCGGGGCCATTCCCTGTCCCCGCAGTGGAGGGGTGATTTTAAAACGATTAAGACAACAACATAAACAGTGA
- a CDS encoding secondary thiamine-phosphate synthase enzyme YjbQ has translation MKANKIEITSSEQLIDITASVRAYVNGSRLKNGFVHIQIPERTASVIISINDDWRLQREFFDKLNHLMPKYDGMKFTGWTTACVKATIFGPSLQVMVHDGTLILDKNQSIYFVEFQGPGERQYFISSSGTTLAENEEATMPEELALIFEKRKAHEAEQEQIKEEMRNEWRLREENRLKLEAENNEKTAENNHLKQDE, from the coding sequence ATGAAAGCGAACAAGATTGAAATAACAAGCAGCGAGCAACTGATTGATATTACCGCAAGTGTGCGGGCGTATGTCAATGGGTCCCGTTTAAAAAATGGCTTTGTACACATTCAAATTCCTGAAAGAACCGCTTCGGTGATTATTTCAATCAACGATGACTGGCGGCTGCAGCGGGAGTTTTTTGATAAACTAAACCATCTGATGCCCAAGTATGACGGCATGAAGTTTACCGGTTGGACAACCGCCTGTGTTAAAGCGACGATTTTTGGGCCATCCCTCCAGGTGATGGTCCATGATGGAACCTTGATCTTGGATAAAAACCAGAGTATTTATTTTGTCGAATTTCAAGGTCCGGGCGAGCGCCAGTATTTTATCAGTAGTTCCGGGACAACGCTGGCTGAAAATGAGGAAGCAACGATGCCCGAAGAACTGGCATTGATTTTTGAAAAACGTAAAGCCCATGAAGCAGAACAGGAACAGATCAAGGAAGAAATGCGTAACGAATGGCGTCTACGGGAAGAAAATCGACTAAAGCTGGAAGCAGAAAACAACGAAAAAACAGCAGAAAACAATCATCTCAAGCAGGATGAATAG
- a CDS encoding putative ABC transporter permease translates to MYYNLSLLFVYFFIYAIIGWMCEVVYCSIPAKKFINRGFLNGPYCPIYGVGAVIIIMFLMPYISNPILVFFIGIILTSSLEYITSWGMEKLFHAKWWDYSDHKFNINGRVCLLNSFLFGLLCVMLMYVVHPIASDLVNSFSTFWIQIIATVAAIFFLSDLVESTRETVSFNKKLNSVYEATTELKDNLKEKGITTAHEVTARVRELKDDKLTDAMDSAQHLIVSLTNRINETKFINRYSHQRIMNAFPKMAHTYHQNSLELYKAYLEKSKRHKAKRHSK, encoded by the coding sequence ATGTATTATAACTTAAGCTTACTTTTTGTTTATTTTTTTATTTATGCCATCATCGGTTGGATGTGCGAAGTGGTGTACTGCTCCATCCCGGCAAAAAAATTTATTAACCGCGGCTTTTTAAACGGCCCCTATTGTCCCATTTATGGAGTCGGTGCAGTCATCATTATTATGTTCTTAATGCCCTATATCAGTAATCCAATTTTAGTGTTTTTCATCGGCATTATACTCACCAGCTCACTGGAGTATATCACCAGTTGGGGGATGGAAAAACTCTTTCATGCTAAATGGTGGGACTACTCCGACCATAAGTTTAATATCAACGGCCGGGTCTGTTTGTTAAATTCATTTCTTTTTGGTCTCTTATGTGTCATGCTGATGTATGTGGTTCATCCCATCGCCTCAGATCTGGTTAACAGCTTTTCGACTTTCTGGATCCAGATTATTGCAACGGTGGCGGCAATCTTCTTTCTTAGTGATCTGGTGGAATCCACTCGTGAAACGGTTTCCTTTAACAAAAAACTTAACAGTGTTTATGAAGCAACCACCGAGCTTAAAGATAATTTAAAAGAAAAAGGCATTACCACTGCCCACGAAGTCACTGCCAGGGTCCGCGAGCTCAAGGATGATAAACTTACCGATGCCATGGATTCAGCTCAACATCTGATTGTTTCGCTAACCAATCGGATTAACGAAACGAAGTTTATCAACCGCTACTCACATCAACGCATTATGAATGCCTTTCCTAAAATGGCGCACACCTATCATCAGAACTCACTCGAGCTTTATAAAGCGTATCTGGAAAAAAGCAAACGGCATAAAGCGAAACGACACTCAAAATAG
- a CDS encoding Mbeg1-like protein, with translation MLYHSELNLISQLAALDLPVSVSLLPAYTVGEMVTDLLKNVNDLQGDCAMSAIEWDKSLRLILANHNLTSLKILAYTNQPDNGLVAYCFSDHTPDAGIIAFRGTTGIGWIDNIKGGFLTDTPQQLKALAFFHAVDATLRFKHYTLTGHSKGGNNSQYITIVDGVKIRYCVTFNSQGFSAEFIRKYAKEIATHQKKIIAYESAWDVVNILLNSIAGKRIVVGGESKLPHNNHPPNRLLNQNGEIRKPDMRHPFYSGFQNFTVSLTLMASKAKQQLKKNKHK, from the coding sequence ATGTTGTATCACAGTGAACTTAACCTCATCAGTCAGCTTGCCGCCCTGGATCTTCCGGTTTCTGTATCGCTACTACCAGCGTATACCGTAGGTGAAATGGTGACGGACTTGCTAAAAAATGTCAACGATCTTCAGGGCGATTGTGCCATGTCCGCGATAGAGTGGGACAAGTCACTGCGCCTGATCCTGGCTAATCACAACCTCACCTCGCTAAAGATTCTGGCCTACACAAACCAGCCTGACAATGGCCTGGTGGCCTATTGTTTTTCCGACCATACCCCGGACGCCGGAATTATCGCTTTTCGAGGTACCACCGGCATCGGCTGGATCGATAATATCAAAGGGGGGTTCTTAACCGATACACCCCAGCAATTAAAAGCCCTGGCGTTTTTTCATGCGGTTGATGCAACGCTTCGTTTTAAGCACTATACCTTAACCGGACATTCCAAGGGCGGCAATAATAGTCAGTACATTACCATTGTTGATGGTGTAAAAATTCGTTACTGTGTCACCTTTAACAGCCAGGGATTTTCGGCCGAATTTATCAGGAAATATGCCAAAGAAATCGCAACCCATCAGAAAAAAATAATTGCCTACGAATCGGCATGGGACGTGGTTAACATCCTTTTAAACAGCATTGCCGGAAAACGGATAGTGGTCGGTGGTGAATCCAAACTGCCACACAACAATCATCCGCCCAACCGCTTACTAAACCAAAATGGCGAGATCCGAAAACCGGATATGCGCCATCCCTTTTATTCCGGCTTTCAGAATTTTACAGTTAGTTTAACGCTAATGGCGTCCAAAGCTAAACAGCAGCTTAAAAAAAACAAACACAAATAA
- a CDS encoding AI-2E family transporter, translated as MENNNNWKSKEMSDKTFRNYFFLITFGICLLVALLNIKYLLGYFGLFVNIITPVLIGLGIAFILNIPMSFIETHLLGFMKQTPKKERRFKLKKNRDLNKGKRVIAITLTFIFVIGILAGLITFVIPQVSESVDTLIVKLPDYITSFNALMDDILAFLNLPETLWNDITTEWDALLEQFGSLLLSSVPEIFNATKSITVGFFNAIMGVVISIYLLADKENLLALKDKLIYAYVKKDQADFISDVSTTANQVFHGFIAGQITEAFILGTLCTVGLAILQIPYALLIGVMVGMTSVIPVFGAFLGAVPSGFILLVVNPIYCLIFVVYIIVLQQVESNVIYPRVVGGSIGLSGLWVLVGMLIGGSLFGFLGIILGIPSFAVFYAVFRKVTNERIDKMKARQEEPA; from the coding sequence ATGGAAAACAATAATAATTGGAAAAGCAAGGAAATGAGCGACAAAACCTTCAGGAATTATTTTTTTCTGATTACCTTTGGAATCTGTTTACTGGTAGCCCTTCTGAATATAAAATACCTGCTGGGCTATTTTGGCCTGTTTGTGAATATTATTACCCCGGTGCTAATCGGTCTGGGCATTGCCTTTATCTTAAATATTCCAATGTCATTTATTGAGACACATCTTTTAGGCTTTATGAAGCAGACCCCCAAAAAAGAAAGACGGTTTAAACTTAAAAAAAACCGGGATCTAAATAAGGGCAAACGGGTGATTGCAATTACCCTGACATTCATTTTTGTGATTGGTATTCTGGCCGGACTGATTACCTTTGTAATTCCCCAGGTCAGCGAAAGTGTCGACACACTGATTGTTAAATTACCGGATTATATTACCTCTTTTAATGCTCTGATGGATGATATTCTGGCGTTCTTAAATTTGCCCGAAACATTATGGAACGACATTACGACTGAATGGGATGCGTTACTGGAACAGTTTGGCAGTCTTTTACTGAGTTCTGTTCCGGAAATATTTAATGCGACCAAAAGCATTACCGTGGGTTTCTTTAATGCCATTATGGGGGTTGTTATTTCTATTTATCTGTTGGCTGATAAAGAGAATTTACTGGCCCTTAAAGATAAGTTGATCTATGCTTATGTCAAAAAAGATCAGGCCGATTTTATTTCAGATGTCAGCACCACGGCCAATCAAGTCTTTCACGGCTTTATTGCCGGACAGATTACGGAAGCCTTTATTCTGGGGACCCTGTGTACCGTTGGTTTAGCAATACTGCAGATTCCCTATGCCTTACTGATTGGGGTTATGGTTGGCATGACTAGCGTAATTCCAGTCTTTGGGGCCTTTTTGGGGGCCGTACCCAGTGGCTTTATCTTATTGGTGGTGAACCCGATTTACTGCCTGATTTTTGTGGTTTATATTATTGTCCTGCAGCAGGTTGAAAGCAATGTCATTTATCCGCGTGTAGTCGGTGGGTCGATCGGTTTATCGGGGTTATGGGTGTTGGTCGGGATGCTGATTGGCGGTAGTCTGTTTGGTTTTCTGGGGATTATTTTGGGAATTCCATCCTTTGCCGTATTTTATGCGGTGTTTAGAAAAGTAACCAATGAACGGATTGATAAAATGAAAGCAAGGCAGGAAGAACCGGCCTGA
- the typA gene encoding translational GTPase TypA: MNNKQPIINIAVIAHVDAGKSTLVDALLGQSNVFRENQEVVDCVMDSNDLERERGITIYSKNCSIMYKDIKINIVDTPGHADFSSEVERILRTVDTVVLLVDSSEGPMPQTRFVLNKSLEKGLNPILFINKIDKKDQRAEEVVDMVFDLFVELKANDKQLDFPVLYGIAKDGIAIRDMDDEGVNLAPLFETIVEHVGLQDDLSLEPLQMQVSSLAYDDYIGRLGIGKIYSGTIHAGEQIEVCKTDGSFKKEKINQVFVYRGLARVEVKEAKAGDIVVISGIPEISIGETIGEINQVQPMELIEIEQPTLSMNFLVNKSPFAGDSGKFVTTRHIRARLEKELEVNVGLLVEELEDTTDGFKVSGRGELHLSILLENMRREGYEVAVSKPEVIMHRDENDKLVEPVELVIISVPEKYSGAVISKLNIRKGRMESMYNEESWTRMEFFVPTRGLLGYQSEFINDTHGEGTMVRRFAQFEAHKGEIPQRQNGVLISQFSGETMAYSLFNLSDRGEMLVGAGTKVYEGMIIGINNRSDDMTVNPTKNKKMTNVRSSGTDEALKLVEPRLMTLEQALEFINDDELVELTPTDIRIRKKVLGELERKRSAR, from the coding sequence ATGAATAACAAACAACCCATTATTAACATTGCAGTCATCGCCCATGTCGATGCCGGAAAATCTACCCTGGTAGACGCCCTTTTAGGACAAAGCAATGTTTTTAGAGAGAATCAGGAGGTCGTGGACTGCGTAATGGACAGCAATGACCTTGAACGTGAACGCGGAATTACGATTTATTCAAAAAATTGTTCCATTATGTACAAGGACATTAAAATCAATATTGTCGATACCCCCGGCCATGCCGATTTTTCTTCAGAGGTTGAACGAATCTTAAGAACGGTTGACACGGTGGTGCTACTGGTTGACTCCAGTGAGGGACCGATGCCACAAACCCGTTTTGTCCTGAATAAGTCGCTTGAAAAAGGGCTAAACCCGATCCTTTTCATTAATAAAATTGATAAAAAAGATCAACGTGCTGAAGAAGTGGTTGATATGGTATTTGACTTATTTGTAGAACTCAAAGCCAATGACAAACAGTTGGATTTCCCGGTTCTTTACGGGATTGCCAAAGATGGCATTGCCATTCGTGATATGGATGATGAAGGGGTTAATCTGGCACCACTCTTTGAAACCATTGTCGAACATGTCGGTCTTCAGGATGATCTGAGCCTTGAACCATTGCAGATGCAGGTTTCCTCATTGGCTTATGACGATTACATTGGCCGTCTGGGGATTGGTAAGATCTATTCTGGAACCATTCACGCTGGCGAACAGATCGAAGTATGTAAAACCGACGGAAGCTTCAAAAAGGAAAAAATCAATCAGGTTTTTGTCTACCGTGGTTTAGCTCGAGTTGAAGTCAAAGAAGCCAAGGCCGGGGATATTGTTGTGATCTCAGGAATCCCGGAGATATCAATCGGGGAAACCATTGGTGAAATCAATCAGGTTCAACCAATGGAGCTGATTGAGATTGAACAGCCCACCTTGTCGATGAACTTTCTGGTTAACAAGTCTCCTTTTGCTGGAGACTCTGGAAAATTTGTGACCACCCGGCACATTCGGGCGCGGTTGGAAAAGGAACTGGAAGTTAATGTTGGGCTATTAGTGGAAGAACTCGAAGATACCACCGATGGCTTCAAGGTTTCCGGACGGGGTGAACTTCATTTATCAATTTTACTTGAAAACATGCGCCGGGAAGGTTATGAAGTGGCTGTTTCTAAGCCCGAAGTCATCATGCACCGGGACGAAAATGACAAACTAGTAGAGCCGGTGGAACTGGTAATCATATCGGTACCGGAAAAATACTCGGGTGCGGTAATTTCTAAGCTCAATATTCGAAAAGGTCGGATGGAAAGCATGTATAATGAAGAATCCTGGACGAGAATGGAATTCTTTGTGCCGACCCGTGGTTTGCTGGGATATCAGAGTGAGTTTATCAATGACACCCATGGTGAGGGCACCATGGTGCGTCGTTTTGCGCAGTTTGAAGCCCATAAAGGCGAAATTCCACAACGACAAAACGGCGTGCTTATTTCTCAGTTCAGCGGCGAAACCATGGCTTACTCGCTCTTTAACTTGAGTGACCGGGGTGAAATGTTAGTTGGTGCGGGAACCAAGGTTTACGAAGGGATGATCATCGGGATTAATAACCGTAGCGATGATATGACCGTCAATCCAACTAAAAATAAAAAAATGACTAATGTCCGGTCTTCGGGAACCGATGAGGCCCTGAAACTGGTTGAGCCAAGACTAATGACTTTGGAGCAAGCATTGGAATTTATCAATGATGATGAATTGGTGGAGCTGACGCCCACTGATATTCGGATTCGCAAGAAAGTACTGGGCGAACTGGAACGAAAACGCAGCGCCCGCTAA
- the rpsI gene encoding 30S ribosomal protein S9, whose translation MAKVQYLGTGRRKTSVARVRLLPGSGKFTINGRDIDEFFGMETLKVIARQPLTLTDTLGTFDVIVNVHGGGFTGQAGAIRHGISRALLEADINLRPALKRAGYLTRDSRMVERKKYGLKKARRAPQFSKR comes from the coding sequence ATGGCTAAAGTACAATATTTAGGAACTGGAAGAAGAAAAACCTCGGTTGCCCGAGTTCGATTATTACCAGGGAGTGGAAAATTCACAATTAACGGACGTGATATTGATGAATTTTTCGGAATGGAAACCTTAAAGGTTATCGCAAGACAACCGTTAACATTAACGGACACGCTGGGCACCTTTGACGTGATTGTCAATGTCCATGGTGGTGGTTTCACCGGGCAAGCTGGAGCGATCCGACATGGGATTTCCCGTGCCCTGCTCGAGGCTGACATCAACTTAAGACCAGCACTCAAACGTGCCGGATACTTAACGCGAGATTCGCGAATGGTTGAAAGAAAAAAATACGGTCTCAAAAAAGCCCGTCGTGCACCGCAGTTTTCAAAACGTTAA